One Dioscorea cayenensis subsp. rotundata cultivar TDr96_F1 chromosome 15, TDr96_F1_v2_PseudoChromosome.rev07_lg8_w22 25.fasta, whole genome shotgun sequence genomic region harbors:
- the LOC120277831 gene encoding putative pentatricopeptide repeat-containing protein At1g69350, mitochondrial, translated as MGMKVHGLIVKSGFEHDVVLATSLLQMYANVGCLDDACYVFDEMAGLEIFSMMALEKVDIDIVALMKVAEACACLGALKQLKSVHGYFIKRWIDVDTDTDRWKVGNFLILMYSKCGDFLVAEKLFNGATEKDVISWTCMISCCNQRSCYREALEIFIQMQAYGIKLNAITMMNVLHSCTRLGYLGEAYAENGSSRKALEVYVMRTEGLFPDSFTLSSTLPACGHIGDLCADKAYKIFAELESKDIVTWNAMISGYVQNGKSEEAIALYYQIHRHCLKEDHVTFLTAIQACSHLGSLA; from the exons ATGGGAATGAAAGTGCATGGTTTGATTGTCAAGAGTGGGTTTGAGCATGATGTTGTTCTTGCAACTTCACTTCTTCAGATGTATGCAAATGTTGGTTGTTTAGATGATGCATGCTATGTATTTGATGAAATGGCT GGTCTGGAAATTTTCTCCATGATGGCTCTTGAGAAGGTTGATATTGATATTGTCGCGCTGATGAAGGTGGCTGAGGCTTGTGCTTGTTTGGGAGCACTTAAACAGCTGAAATCAGTTCATGGTTATTTCATCAAGAGATGGATTGATGTTGATACCGATACTGATAGGTGGAAAGTGGGTAATTTCCTTATATTGATGTATAGCAAATGCGGTGATTTCCTTGTTGCGGAGAAACTGTTCAACGGAGCAACTGAGAAAGATGTTATCTCTTGGACTTGTATGATTTCATGCTGCAATCAGAGGTCCTGCTACAGAGAAGCATTGGAAATTTTTATTCAGATGCAAGCATATGGCATTAAGCTCAATGCAATAACCATGATGAATGTTCTGCACTCCTGCACTCGTTTGGGATACCTGGGAGAAG CGTATGCGGAAAATGGTTCTTCAAGGAAAGCATTAGAAGTCTATGTTATGAGGACAGAAGGCCTCTTTCCTGATTCATTCACCTTGTCGAGTACTCTCCCTGCGTGCGGACATATTGGTGACTTGTGTGCAG ATAAAGCTTACAAAATATTTGCAGAGCTTGAATCAAAGGACATAGTTACATGGAATGCAATGATCAGTGGGTATGTTCAGAATGGTAAATCAGAAGAAGCAATAGCATTGTATTATCAGATTCATCGTCACTGTCTCAAGGAAGATCATGTCACTTTTTTAACTGCAATTCAGGCTTGCTCCCATCTAGGTTCTTTGGCATAA